From the Malus domestica chromosome 17, GDT2T_hap1 genome, one window contains:
- the LOC103405925 gene encoding WRKY transcription factor 23, whose translation MNVKKDVVKREDKINSNNMNGGGGGGGLTTSPFAGMFDFCEGEKSSSLGFMELLGVGVGQDCCPTSLFDYLPQTPSTALPSLASTMGGKDQLSTDYSSLNQQPTTPNSSSISSESSEAVNEEHTDHKAATDQEKSNEEEEHHEQQKTKKELKAKKTSQKRPREPRFAFMTKSEVDHLEDGYRWRKYGQKAVKNSPFPRSYYRCTSASCNVKKRVERSFDDPSIVVTTYEGQHTHRSPLLPRPTLPAASAFPANNFEMPLIPTRTLFTHDYQQVQPFADNNSSSPSSAPINFGDYYVNGSSLFTNATSTTGFLHPERRFCSPATGSALLADHGLLQDIVPSHMLKQE comes from the exons ATGAATGTGAAGAAGGATGTGGTGAAGAGGGAGGACAAAATTAATAGCAACAATATGAatgggggaggaggaggaggtggactTACCACATCACCATTTGCAGGCATGTTTGATTTCTGTGAAGGAGAAAAGAGTTCATCTTTAGGGTTTATGGAACTTTTGGGGGTTGGGGTTGGACAGGACTGTTGTCCCACTTCCCTGTTTGATTATCTGCCTCAGACACCATCGACAGCCCTGCCTTCATTAGCTTCCACAATGGGAGGAAAAGATCAGTTATCTACTGACTACTCCTCTTTGAATCAGCAGCCTACAACACCAAACTCTTCATCGATATCGTCGGAATCAAGCGAGGCAGTGAACGAAGAACACACTGATCATAAAGCTGCTACAGACCAAGAGAAAagtaatgaagaagaagaacatcATGAGCAACAAAAGACCAAGAAAGA gttgaaagcaaagaAGACGAGTCAGAAAAGGCCGAGAGAACCCAGATTTGCATTCATGACAAAGAGCGAAGTTGATCATCTGGAAGATGGCTACAGATGGAGAAAGTACGGCCAAAAAGCTGTCAAAAATAGCCCCTTTCCCAG GAGTTACTATCGGTGCACAAGTGCATCATGTAATGTGAAGAAGCGAGTGGAGCGATCTTTCGATGATCCGAGCATTGTTGTAACTACTTATGAAGGCCAACACACTCATCGCAGCCCACTCCTGCCTCGCCCAACTCTCCCTGCGGCTTCTGCTTTTCCAGCTAATAACTTTGAGATGCCATTAATCCCCACAAGAACCCTATTTACTCATGACTATCAACAAGTACAACCATTTGCAGATAACAACTCCTCTTCGCCTTCATCGGCACCAATTAATTTTGGTGATTATTATGTGAATGGCTCTTCATTGTTTACAAATGCTACTAGTACCACGGGCTTTCTTCATCCCGAAAGGCGGTTTTGCTCTCCGGCAACCGGTTCTGCTTTGTTAGCTGACCATGGCCTTCTTCAAGACATAGTCCCCTCTCATATGCTGAAGCAAGAGTAG
- the LOC103405927 gene encoding uncharacterized protein gives METRPDPDIDDDFSELYKEYTGPPGSNAANTQERANPNKRSLAGSDEEEESRDPNAVPTDFTSREAKVWEAKSKATERNWKKRKEEEMICKICGEPGHFTQGCPSTLGASRKSQDFFERVPAREKHVRSLFTERVINRIENDIGCNIKMDEKFIIVSGKDRLVLRKGVDAVHKIIREEGEQTDGSASRVTRSRSPERSPVGARLQRSESQRSHSGPRNGSHFQQRFHRQEKFVEDRIRQDMQKISRGSPQAYGNDGARGRPSHSNSPARAPYMRNSYNSYDGHNRSMAAYRNDGWNSDKKGSDMQSSRQFDYSATPQTLEELELAYKREATELGRIRDKEEDEENYGHREAIRDIRENHAKKLATLRGMHAKQWEDFLQLDAQKRQQQANQQMSTSGFGGYKSHNYSEYDSSSANPQYSMANLAMDSRSRYPNTMENYPSRPHDNFGEFQRQRHEDYGRGYNRY, from the exons ATGGAAACGAGACCAGACCCGGATATCGATGACGACTTTAGCGAGCTATACAAGGAGTACACTGGCCCTCCTGGGTCAAATGCCGCTAACACACAAGAAAGGGCAAACCCAAACAAAAGGTCTCTTGCCGGGTCTGATGAGGAAGAGGAATCTCGCGATCCCAATGCCGTCCCAACCGATTTTACTAGCCGAGAAGCTAAGGTGTGGGAGGCCAAGTCAAAAGCAACTGAGAGGAattggaagaagaggaaggaagaggaaatgaTTTGCAAAATCTGTGGGGAACCTGGCCACTTTACTCAG GGTTGCCCGTCTACCCTTGGTGCAAGTCGCAAGTCTCAAGATTTCTTTGAAAGGGTACCTGCTAGAGAAAAGCATGTAAGGTCCCTTTTCACTGAGAGAGTGATAAACAGGATTGAAAACGATATTGGATGCAATATTAAGATGGATGAGAAATTTATCATTGTCAGTGGCAAGGATAGGTTAGTATTAAGAAAGGGTGTGGATGCTGTGCACAAAATTATTAGAGAGGAAGGCGAACAAACAGATGGTTCTGCTTCTCGAGTGACTAGATCAAGGTCACCTGAGCGAAGTCCTGTTGGTGCACGTTTACAACGTTCTGAATCCCAGAGGTCTCATTCTGGTCCCCGAAACGGGTCGCATTTTCAACAAAGGTTTCACAGGCAAGAGAAATTTGTTGAAGACCGAATACGTCAGGATATGCAGAAAATTTCCAGGGGTTCTCCGCAAG CTTATGGTAATGACGGAGCTAGAGGTCGACCAAGTCATTCAAACTCTCCAGCTCGTGCCCCTTATATGAGAAACTCATATAATTCATATGATGGTCATAATCGGAGCATGGCTGCTTATAGAAATGATGGATGGAATTCTGATAAAAAAGGATCTGATATGCAATCCAGTCGTCAGTTTGATTACTCTGCCACCCCTCAGACATTAGAAGAATTAGAATTGGCGTACAAAAGAGAGGCAACGGAACTTGGAAGAATTCGTgacaaggaagaagatgaagaaaattacGGACATCGTGAG GCGATTAGGGATATAAGAGAGAACCACGCGAAGAAATTGGCTACCCTGAGGGGCATGCATGCAAAGCAGTGGGAGGACTTTCTTCAACTTGATGCCCAGAAACGTCAACAACAGGCTAATCAGCAGATGTCGACTTCAGGTTTTGGTGGTTATAAATCACACAATTATTCTGAATACGACAGCTCCTCAGCCAATCCTCAGTATTCCATGGCTAATTTAGCCATGGATTCAAGGAGCAGGTACCCCAACACTATGGAAAACTATCCTTCAAGGCCTCACGACAATTTTGGTGAGTTTCAGCGTCAGAGGCACGAGGATTATGGGAGAGGTTACAATCGATACTGA